In Rhodothermales bacterium, the sequence CGGGCATCGGTGTGCCCATCGTCGACCCCGGTTAACATCACAAAGGGAGGGACGAGTCCGCTTGCCGGGATGGTGTTCAATAAAACATGACCTGTGTAGGCGCCCAGATGATAGTCGAGGAAGCACAGGTCGTACTTACGGTTGTGGAGTTTCTCCAGCGCATCTTCGACAGACAGGGCCCAATCGATCGTGTAGGACCAGTCGACGAGGGTTAATAGGTCGTCACGAAGAAAGCCAAAGTCGTCTTCGTCGTCTTCTACAATCAAGACACAGAGCTGGGTAGGCGTCATGGCGGTATTGGTTGTTACGGAAGGGTTTGCGGAGCCGGGATGCGGGTACATACGTTTCTACCCGCGTCACCAGGACAGGGATACTTTCTATAGATTCAGACCTCGGGTCGCGTTCCCGGTTTAGCGTACTGGAAGGGTAACGATAAACGTAGCCCCTTCACCGGGGGTACTCCTGGCTGAGATGGTCCCACCGTGCCGCTCTACGATTTTTTTGCAGATGGCCATGCCAATGCCCGTTCCCTCGTACAGATGACGCCCGTGTAGACGCACGAAGGGTTGGAAGAGCCGCTCAGCAAGAGTGGGATCGAATCCGATCCCGTTATCTTCGACGAAGAAACGGTACATCGCCGGCTCGCCGTTCGACGTATCGCATAACTCGCCGTGGACTCGTACGACGGGCGGCGTACCCTCCTTGTAGAATTTGAGGGCGTTGCCGACCAGATTCTGGAGCAGTTGCTGCATTTGATGCGGGTCTGCCACCACGGTATGTAACGCTCCGATCTCGACACGCCCTGCCGCATCTTCAATCCGCTGTCCCAGATCGCAGAGCACCTCGCCAAGGACCTGGTCCAGATCGGTGGGGACATACGGTTGGGACTGGCTCGTTACTCGCGTCAGGTCAAGCAATGCGTCGATCAAGTGCTGCATGCGCTTCGATGTGGCTGTCATGCGTTCGAGATAACCCTGACCCCGCTCATCGATCTCGTCCGAATAATTCGAGGACAGTCGATCGGCGAAGGTCTGGATCTTTCGCAAAGGCTCTTGCAAATCGTGAGAAGCGATCGACGCAAACTGCCTCAAATCCTCGTTACTCGCAAGCAGCTGCTGTGCGATATCGGCCAGGCCTTGTTCGGCCCGCTTTCGCTCGCGGAGATGGTGACGCATCGCGATCTCAGTCATCACCAGGTCAGCGATTTCACTCAGAACTTCAACGTCCTTCTCGGTCCATGCACGCGATTTGGAATCGATCGCGCAGAGCGACCCTATAGCCTGTCCATCCGGCGTAAAAAGTGGAATGCCCAGATAAGCGAGGACATTCAGGTCGCGTATTGCCAGGTTATTGGCCACGAGCGCGTGCCGTGTCGCTTCTTCAACGATAAGCGGTTCTCCCGAAGCGACCACATGTTGGCAGAACGAATGCGAAAGAGGTGTTTGACGCAACGAAGCCCAGGGTTCGGGGAGTCCGCACTGACTTTTGAAAAATTGCCGATCGGTATCTACCAGAGAGACGAGCGACACCGGAACCTGCATCAGCTTACTCACAAGGCTTGTGAGTCGGTCGAACGTATGCTCATCCGGGCTATCGAGGAGACCCGTTTCGTTGAGCGCGTTGCAGCGAGCCTGATGGTATAACGCGCCAGCCAGTAAAGATGCAGCCTCCTCACCTGGATCCTGTTGCCTAACCCGGGCTGAAAGATTTTCTGGACTTTCCATGTTCTCCCATTTCGGACGAATGACTAGATACCAATTGAAAGAGTGGTCGTACTGTGATAGGGTATCGGTGTCGCCAAAGCGTTCTTAAATGACGTGGAGTGCCCCCCTGGACGCGGTGCAAGCAGCGTTGTATCATGCATGCTGGCAGACAGGTTCACCAGTCGATCCGTGGATTCATGACCCGGCGTAAAAACGATACCGTTATCAGGCAGCAACGAATACCCTGGCCGGCAACCCATGTGTGGGCCTCCCTCCTTGCGATCGCTGTCCTGGCCGGCTGCCAGCCTGCCCAGGAGCCCCCCCTGAGTCCCCCCAATATCGTCATGATCATGATCGACGATCTGGGCTGGATGGACCTGCGCGTCCAGGGCAATCCCCTGCTGGATACGCCGGTCCTGGATCGCCTGGCCGCCGAAGGGATGCGGTTCACCGATGCCTACGCCGCGTCGCCGGTCTGCTCGCCCAC encodes:
- a CDS encoding ATP-binding protein, coding for MESPENLSARVRQQDPGEEAASLLAGALYHQARCNALNETGLLDSPDEHTFDRLTSLVSKLMQVPVSLVSLVDTDRQFFKSQCGLPEPWASLRQTPLSHSFCQHVVASGEPLIVEEATRHALVANNLAIRDLNVLAYLGIPLFTPDGQAIGSLCAIDSKSRAWTEKDVEVLSEIADLVMTEIAMRHHLRERKRAEQGLADIAQQLLASNEDLRQFASIASHDLQEPLRKIQTFADRLSSNYSDEIDERGQGYLERMTATSKRMQHLIDALLDLTRVTSQSQPYVPTDLDQVLGEVLCDLGQRIEDAAGRVEIGALHTVVADPHQMQQLLQNLVGNALKFYKEGTPPVVRVHGELCDTSNGEPAMYRFFVEDNGIGFDPTLAERLFQPFVRLHGRHLYEGTGIGMAICKKIVERHGGTISARSTPGEGATFIVTLPVR
- a CDS encoding response regulator, which gives rise to MTPTQLCVLIVEDDEDDFGFLRDDLLTLVDWSYTIDWALSVEDALEKLHNRKYDLCFLDYHLGAYTGHVLLNTIPASGLVPPFVMLTGVDDGHTDARSIAAGAADYLVKGKYDTALLARTIRLALARKHRELQQGEAYVWSPAE